The following proteins are encoded in a genomic region of Acidobacteriota bacterium:
- a CDS encoding transposase gives MVITEKTLRENSVLVKAFTGLPAEAFWELVNKTEVQLPDASRERQRHERPDRQRAIGGGRDFDQPVAIRVAQTLTYLRLHIPQETVALLFGATQTDVSRDLRRLLPLVCRLLPAPEVWQEVAEGETLTAAQVLELTQLADGRALVDATEQRVYRSQDSEVRKAHYSGKKKAFTLKTQFVTDGEHHIAAISEATPGAKHDKKLSDEVKTVERLPDGCEADADKGYQGLADQVALVTVRNAETGEEQHVPRLTVQTPIKKPKGQELTDEQKAFNRQLGAIRVRVEHCIGWVKNWAIIATRFRCAHSIYTRVMQVVCGLVNWQTQRWQAAQAAAAT, from the coding sequence ATGGTAATCACCGAGAAGACTCTGCGCGAGAATTCAGTATTGGTCAAGGCCTTCACTGGCTTGCCCGCCGAGGCGTTTTGGGAGTTGGTGAATAAAACGGAAGTTCAACTGCCGGACGCTTCGCGTGAGCGCCAGCGTCATGAGCGACCTGATCGGCAACGAGCAATTGGTGGGGGACGCGACTTTGATCAACCCGTGGCCATTCGAGTGGCCCAGACCTTGACGTACTTGCGCTTGCATATTCCCCAAGAAACGGTGGCCTTGCTGTTTGGCGCCACGCAGACTGACGTGTCGCGCGATTTGCGGCGGCTGTTGCCGCTGGTCTGCCGGTTGCTGCCCGCCCCGGAAGTCTGGCAAGAAGTGGCGGAAGGAGAAACGCTGACGGCGGCCCAAGTCTTGGAACTGACGCAGTTGGCAGACGGGCGGGCGTTGGTCGACGCCACCGAACAACGGGTCTACCGCTCGCAGGACAGCGAGGTACGCAAAGCCCATTATTCGGGTAAGAAGAAGGCGTTCACCCTCAAGACCCAGTTTGTCACCGACGGGGAGCACCACATTGCGGCCATCAGCGAAGCGACGCCCGGCGCCAAACACGACAAGAAACTCAGCGATGAAGTCAAAACCGTCGAGCGGCTGCCGGACGGGTGTGAGGCGGATGCCGACAAAGGCTACCAGGGACTGGCGGATCAGGTGGCGCTGGTCACGGTCCGCAATGCCGAGACGGGGGAGGAGCAACACGTGCCCCGCCTGACGGTGCAGACCCCGATCAAGAAACCGAAGGGGCAAGAGTTGACGGACGAACAGAAAGCGTTCAATCGCCAATTGGGAGCCATTCGGGTGCGAGTCGAGCACTGCATTGGCTGGGTCAAGAATTGGGCGATCATCGCCACGCGTTTCCGCTGTGCCCATTCGATCTACACCCGGGTCATGCAGGTGGTGTGCGGACTGGTCAACTGGCAAACCCAGCGCTGGCAAGCGGCCCAAGCGGCCGCAGCGACCTGA